In Silene latifolia isolate original U9 population chromosome 3, ASM4854445v1, whole genome shotgun sequence, a single window of DNA contains:
- the LOC141649869 gene encoding uncharacterized protein LOC141649869: protein MTITDNPKTSNSPSAHSVLAINNIKHHVSVTLSMDNDQYRLWVALFTNYAKANRVLHHIIDPKGKAPKPITDDEKEQWEIVDATVLQWIYATVSNELLQTVVEDDSTAMECWNRIRDIFQDNQHSRAVTLEQDFSHTMMADFTFASAYCQRLKSLADQLKNVGSPVSDTRLVLQMVSGLTDAYHSVGSIIRQANPLPTFHRARSMLTLEEAGFAKQAATSGQTAMYANTADNISSASILGRPPQSQGKSTKSKKKGGGNKGGKGKQGSTDSAPATPPVAALPYPWQGGNYGGYGGWPWPPAPWACPPCPYPTTPWMRAPAPGMRPPTVRPQAYTAESPPTQTDIEAAMYTLGLTPPDPWHMDTGATSHMTSSAGNLSSYSNSSISNSIIVGNGQSIPIHGTGSTTLPNPHPPLSLRHVLHAPKLVKNLISVRKFTTDNSVTVEFDPYGFCVKD, encoded by the coding sequence ATGACCATTACAGACAACCCCAAAACCTCCAACTCTCCCTCTGCTCATTCGGTTTTGGCCATTAACAATATCAAACACCATGTATCCGTGACCCTAAGTATGGACAATGATCAATACAGGTTATGGGTGGCTCTTTTTACAAATTATGCAAAAGCCAATCGTGTTTTGCATCACATCATCGATCCTAAAGGAAAGGCTCCAAAGCCGATCACCGATGATGAAAAGGAGCAATGGGAAATTGTTGATGCAACGGTTCTCCAATGGATTTATGCAACGGTTTCTAACGAATTGTTACAAACTGTGGTTGAAGACGACTCCACTGCTATGGAGTGTTGGAATCGCATCCGCGATATTTTTCAAGACAATCAACACTCGAGAGCGGTGACTCTCGAGCAAGATTTTTCCCACACAATGATGGCAGATTTTACATTCGCTTCGGCATATTGTCAACGTCTCAAGAGTTTAGCCGATCAACTCAAGAACGTTGGTTCTCCCGTTTCCGACACTCGTTTAGTGCTTCAAATGGTGTCGGGGCTTACGGATGCTTATCACAGTGTCGGGTCCATTATTCGGCAAGCCAATCCGTTACCTACTTTTCACCGTGCTCGATCGATGTTGACTCTTGAGGAGGCAGGGTTTGCGAAACAGGCCGCAACTAGTGGTCAAACTGCCATGTACGCCAACACTGCTGATAATATTTCCTCTGCATCGATACTTGGTCGCCCTCCTCAATCACAGGGGAAGTCCACTAAGAGCAAAAAGAAGGGAGGCGGAAATAAAGGGGGGAAAGGGAAGCAGGGGTCTACAGATTCTGCTCCTGCCACACCACCTGTCGCGGCTCTTCCTTATCCATGGCAGGGCGGCAATTATGGAGGATACGGTGGCTGGCCATGGCCTCCTGCCCCGTGGGCTTGTCCTCCCTGCCCTTATCCCACCACCCCATGGATGCGTGCCCCTGCTCCTGGCATGCGTCCTCCTACTGTTCGTCCTCAAGCATACACGGCTGAGTCCCCTCCAACGCAAACGGATATCGAGGCTGCCATGTATACTCTCGGACTTACTCCTCCTGACCCGTGGCATATGGACACCGGAGCTACTTCTCACATGACTTCGAGTGCAGGTAATCTCTCGTCTTATTCTAATTCGAGCATTTCTAACTCAATTATTGTCGGAAATGGCCAGTCCATTCCTATTCATGGAACCGGTTCTACCACTTTACCAAACCCTCATCCGCCCCTGTCCCTTCGCCATGTCTTACATGCTCCCAAACTTGTTAAAAATTTAATTTCAGTTAGGAAATTTACTACCGATAATTCCGTAACTGTTGAGTTTGACCCGTATGGTTTTTGTGTGAAGGATTaa